In the Aneurinibacillus soli genome, one interval contains:
- the icd gene encoding NADP-dependent isocitrate dehydrogenase, producing MPTHGEKITVDSTGKLNVPNNPIVPFIEGDGTGPDIWNSSVRVLDAAVEKAYNGEKKIAWYEVFAGEKAFNTYGEWLPKDTLTAINEYLVAIKGPLTTPVGGGIRSINVALRQELDLYACVRPVQYFDGVPSPVKHPEQTDMVIFRENTEDIYAGIEWNEGSEEVKKVISFLQDEMGVNKIRFPETSGIGIKPVSKEGTSRLVRAAIEYAVANKRKSVTLVHKGNIMKFTEGAFKTWGYELAEKEFADKVFTWAQYDRIADEQGKDAANKAQAEAEEAGKIIVKDVIADAFLQQILTRPAEYDVVATLNLNGDYVSDALAAQVGGIGIAPGANINYVTGRSIFEATHGTAPKYAGLDKVNPSSVILSGEMMFRHMGWTEAADLIINSIEKTISSKEVTYDFARLMDGATELKCSEFGDALIKNM from the coding sequence ATGCCGACGCATGGTGAGAAAATCACGGTTGACAGCACAGGTAAGTTGAACGTTCCAAACAATCCGATCGTTCCATTCATTGAAGGTGACGGTACAGGTCCTGATATTTGGAATTCGTCTGTTCGCGTTCTGGATGCTGCTGTAGAGAAAGCGTACAACGGTGAGAAAAAAATCGCTTGGTACGAAGTATTTGCAGGGGAAAAAGCATTCAATACGTATGGTGAATGGCTGCCAAAAGATACGCTGACTGCAATCAATGAATACCTGGTAGCGATCAAAGGACCGTTAACAACTCCGGTTGGCGGCGGTATCCGCTCGATTAACGTAGCACTTCGTCAAGAACTTGACCTGTATGCATGTGTGCGTCCGGTTCAATATTTCGATGGCGTGCCTTCTCCGGTAAAACACCCAGAGCAAACTGATATGGTTATTTTCCGTGAAAATACGGAAGATATTTATGCAGGTATTGAATGGAATGAAGGCAGCGAAGAAGTGAAAAAAGTGATCAGCTTCCTGCAAGACGAAATGGGCGTTAATAAAATCCGCTTCCCGGAAACATCCGGTATCGGCATAAAGCCTGTTTCTAAAGAAGGAACAAGCCGTCTTGTTCGTGCTGCCATCGAGTATGCAGTTGCGAACAAACGTAAGAGCGTAACGCTTGTTCATAAAGGAAATATCATGAAGTTCACAGAAGGTGCTTTCAAAACATGGGGCTACGAGTTGGCAGAAAAAGAATTTGCTGATAAAGTATTTACATGGGCACAATATGATCGTATTGCTGATGAGCAGGGCAAAGATGCTGCGAACAAAGCGCAGGCAGAAGCAGAAGAAGCAGGCAAAATCATCGTAAAAGATGTGATTGCAGATGCATTCCTGCAACAAATTCTGACTCGTCCAGCTGAGTATGATGTAGTAGCTACGCTGAACCTGAACGGTGACTATGTATCCGATGCACTCGCTGCACAGGTTGGCGGTATCGGTATCGCACCGGGCGCTAACATCAACTACGTAACAGGCCGCTCGATCTTCGAAGCAACACATGGTACAGCTCCGAAGTATGCAGGTCTTGATAAAGTAAATCCATCTTCCGTTATTCTTTCTGGCGAAATGATGTTCCGTCACATGGGCTGGACAGAAGCGGCTGATTTGATCATTAACTCCATCGAGAAAACCATTTCTTCGAAGGAAGTTACGTATGACTTCGCACGTCTGATGGACGGCGCTACAGAGCTGAAGTGCTCTGAGTTTGGCGATGCATTGATCAAAAACATGTAA
- the citZ gene encoding citrate synthase — MSATKGLEGIVAAQSSISSIIDGVLTYAGINIDELAENASFEEVVYLLWHTRLPKADELDNLKKELAENAEIPQNIIDILKAAPEGNHPMAVLRTAISALALHDTEAQDMSREANLRKAIRLQAKVGTVIAAFSRIRQGKEPVAPRKDFGLAQNFLYMLNGEEPDPIAIDALDTALVLHADHELNASTFAARVTVATLSDIYSGITSAIGALKGPLHGGANEAVMAMLEEIKDPANVESYIREKLDQKVKIMGFGHRVYKDGDPRAKHLCKMSEKLTKLTGQPQWYEMSVKIHEMVTGEKGLKPNVDFYSASVYHSLNIPRDLFTPIFAISRMSGWTAHILEQYENNRLIRPRADYVGPVNVKYVPVSER; from the coding sequence ATGTCAGCAACTAAAGGTTTAGAAGGCATTGTAGCAGCACAATCTTCCATCAGCTCCATTATTGACGGCGTGTTGACGTACGCAGGAATCAATATTGATGAACTCGCAGAGAACGCTTCATTTGAGGAAGTTGTCTACTTGCTCTGGCACACACGTCTGCCAAAAGCAGATGAACTGGACAACCTTAAGAAAGAACTTGCAGAAAATGCGGAAATCCCGCAAAATATTATCGACATCCTGAAAGCTGCTCCGGAGGGTAACCATCCGATGGCAGTATTGCGCACAGCAATCTCTGCGCTTGCTCTGCACGACACAGAAGCACAGGATATGTCTCGCGAAGCGAATCTTCGTAAGGCAATCCGTCTTCAAGCAAAAGTTGGCACAGTAATTGCTGCATTCAGCCGCATCCGTCAAGGTAAGGAGCCAGTAGCTCCGCGCAAAGATTTCGGCCTCGCGCAAAATTTCTTATATATGCTTAACGGTGAAGAACCGGATCCAATTGCAATTGACGCACTTGATACAGCGCTTGTTCTGCACGCTGACCACGAGCTGAACGCTTCTACATTCGCGGCACGTGTTACAGTAGCAACGCTATCTGATATTTATTCTGGTATCACATCTGCAATCGGCGCACTTAAAGGTCCGCTCCACGGTGGTGCGAACGAAGCGGTTATGGCGATGCTTGAAGAAATCAAAGACCCAGCAAACGTGGAAAGCTATATCCGCGAGAAGCTGGATCAAAAAGTAAAAATTATGGGCTTTGGTCACCGTGTATACAAGGATGGCGACCCACGTGCAAAACACCTGTGCAAAATGTCCGAGAAGCTTACTAAGCTTACAGGACAGCCGCAGTGGTATGAAATGTCTGTAAAGATCCATGAGATGGTAACAGGTGAAAAAGGTCTGAAACCGAACGTAGATTTCTATTCTGCGTCCGTATATCACAGCCTGAACATCCCGCGTGACCTGTTCACACCGATCTTTGCGATCAGCCGTATGTCTGGCTGGACTGCACACATCCTTGAACAGTATGAAAACAACCGCCTGATCCGTCCGCGTGCGGACTATGTAGGTCCGGTGAATGTTAAATATGTACCGGTGAGCGAACGCTAA
- the ytvI gene encoding sporulation integral membrane protein YtvI, translating to MNTTILYHRIFQMLRFILVLVGLYVIYKALVFTTPLLYPFLIGFIIAYMINRPVNALEERFHWPRWLAISALLVVVIIIILGIATLLVTQVVIEIGKLTEMLPIYIDQLSTYAKNFFTQSIQSSLYERFVSLYSSLDASYQEKIHDTIGRTMSGLATAGTNLTKIILAGIQGILSSLPNAATVMVISIMSAFFISKDYDKITGKFRALLPDEYSIKGRRVADDLRKALIGFVKAQLTLITITAVIVIIGLLVLQVRYAVSIGLLAGLVDLMPYLGTGTVFVPWIAYSVFDHDYKLVIGLSVLYAIVIIQRQIMEPKIVATNVGLDPLLTLIALFVGLKLFGFIGLIAGPVLLVVINALQNAGVFRDTWEFIKGQPPSTP from the coding sequence ATGAACACCACAATTTTGTATCATAGAATATTCCAGATGCTCCGATTCATCCTTGTACTTGTCGGTCTGTATGTGATTTACAAAGCCCTTGTATTTACTACACCGTTACTGTACCCCTTTTTAATCGGGTTTATTATCGCCTATATGATCAATCGCCCGGTGAACGCACTGGAAGAACGGTTCCATTGGCCACGCTGGCTAGCAATTTCCGCCCTGCTTGTTGTGGTCATAATCATTATTCTCGGTATTGCTACGCTTCTTGTTACACAAGTAGTAATCGAGATTGGCAAACTAACGGAGATGCTGCCCATCTATATTGACCAGCTTTCCACCTATGCGAAAAACTTCTTCACCCAAAGTATTCAATCCAGCTTGTATGAGCGATTTGTTAGTCTATACAGCAGTCTCGATGCAAGCTACCAAGAAAAAATTCATGACACAATCGGGCGTACTATGTCAGGACTTGCAACAGCTGGAACGAACCTGACCAAAATAATATTGGCCGGTATTCAGGGGATTCTTTCCTCTCTGCCGAACGCCGCTACGGTTATGGTGATCTCGATCATGTCAGCGTTTTTCATCAGCAAAGATTATGACAAAATCACCGGGAAATTTCGCGCTCTTCTTCCTGATGAATACTCGATTAAAGGACGCCGTGTCGCTGACGATCTGCGTAAAGCTCTGATCGGTTTTGTCAAAGCACAACTTACATTGATCACGATTACGGCTGTAATCGTGATTATCGGCCTGCTCGTCCTGCAAGTTCGCTACGCCGTATCAATTGGTCTTCTGGCTGGATTAGTCGATTTAATGCCGTATCTTGGGACGGGCACTGTATTTGTGCCATGGATTGCATATTCCGTATTTGATCACGATTATAAACTAGTGATTGGGCTTTCTGTTCTATATGCCATCGTCATTATTCAGCGCCAGATTATGGAACCAAAAATTGTCGCCACGAATGTTGGACTCGATCCGCTTCTTACACTAATTGCCCTATTTGTTGGTCTTAAGTTGTTTGGATTTATCGGATTAATTGCAGGTCCTGTTCTGCTTGTTGTCATCAATGCTTTGCAAAACGCGGGGGTGTTCCGCGATACGTGGGAATTTATTAAAGGGCAGCCACCATCTACACCATAA
- a CDS encoding FxsA family protein produces MLRILIVLLLVIPTLEIWLFVKAGQGIGWIPTILFCILTGVGGAWLARQQGLRVFRMAQVQMSQGQLPGDAILDGICVFAGGLLLLTPGFLTDIFGFFLLFPGTRIIARRLLKSWLYRKIQTGQFRIFNFNRFS; encoded by the coding sequence ATGCTGCGTATTTTGATTGTACTGCTGCTCGTTATTCCGACGCTTGAGATCTGGCTGTTTGTTAAAGCCGGACAAGGAATTGGCTGGATTCCGACGATCCTTTTCTGTATTTTGACCGGAGTCGGAGGGGCATGGCTTGCGCGTCAGCAGGGGCTGCGAGTATTTCGGATGGCGCAAGTGCAGATGAGTCAGGGGCAACTTCCGGGAGATGCGATTCTTGATGGGATCTGTGTTTTTGCCGGGGGACTTTTACTGCTAACGCCTGGATTTCTTACAGATATTTTTGGGTTCTTCCTGCTTTTCCCCGGCACACGTATCATCGCGCGACGACTCCTTAAAAGCTGGTTATATAGGAAAATACAAACAGGTCAGTTTCGGATTTTTAATTTCAATCGCTTTTCATAA
- a CDS encoding acyl-CoA thioesterase — protein MTEENGKWFETTVRVRYADTDQMQVVYHSNYLIWFEVGRTEMIRDIGYAYRRFEDLGFMLPLSETNLKYKKAARYDEELLIRTQVVKCEGVRLVFGYEIRRLSDHELLVTGETHHIWTTTELKPVRIEKKMPELYEIMKRYERV, from the coding sequence ATGACAGAAGAGAATGGAAAATGGTTTGAAACGACGGTTCGTGTGCGGTATGCGGACACAGACCAGATGCAGGTCGTGTATCATTCCAATTATTTGATCTGGTTCGAAGTTGGGCGCACCGAGATGATTCGAGACATCGGGTACGCATATCGCCGCTTCGAAGATCTTGGCTTCATGCTTCCGTTGTCTGAGACAAACTTGAAATACAAAAAAGCAGCTCGCTATGATGAAGAGCTACTGATACGGACACAGGTTGTCAAATGTGAAGGGGTACGACTTGTTTTTGGGTATGAGATTCGCCGCTTGTCTGATCATGAACTGCTCGTAACAGGTGAAACGCACCATATTTGGACGACGACTGAACTTAAGCCGGTTCGAATTGAGAAGAAAATGCCTGAACTATATGAGATCATGAAACGGTATGAACGGGTATAA
- the pyk gene encoding pyruvate kinase, whose translation MRKTKIVCTIGPASESIDTLKELMKAGMNVARLNFSHGTHEEHAARITAIRQAASELGKNIAILLDTKGPEIRTGLLDQPSVELKEGEMIVLTAEEIRGNEKRVSITYEGLPNDVHPGSTILIDDGLIGLTVEKVEGPDIHCRILNGGTLKDRKGVNVPGVQIGLPGITEKDAQDIEFGIAQNVDIIAASFVRKPEDVLDIRKILERHGASIQIISKIENHEGVKNAADILAVSNGLMVARGDLGVEIPAEEVPLVQKELIYTCNQVGKPVITATQMLDSMQRNPRPTRAEASDVANAIFDGTDAIMLSGETAAGKYPVEAVQTMNRIAERTEAALAYHEILHTQSSRKQVLIPDALSQAVANVAFDLDAQAIITATESGHTARMVSKFRPKAPIVAVTPHAHVCRKLALVWGVIPVQSQASGTTDEMLDTSVKTAMQAGLVKSGDLVIITAGVPVREPGTTNLLKVHVVGDVTARGQGIGRKAATGHVLNVKANAELPPLPERPFILVATSTDREMMPLIEKASALIVEEGGLTSHAAVVGLNVGIPVVVGVHNAADLFADGDEVTVDAMTGHIYSGFARIL comes from the coding sequence ATGCGAAAAACGAAGATCGTCTGCACCATTGGTCCAGCAAGTGAATCGATTGACACCCTGAAAGAATTGATGAAGGCCGGAATGAACGTCGCCCGTCTAAATTTCTCCCATGGCACACATGAAGAGCATGCGGCGCGTATTACAGCGATTCGTCAGGCAGCATCCGAACTCGGCAAAAACATTGCCATTCTACTCGATACAAAAGGCCCGGAAATTCGCACTGGCCTTCTTGATCAGCCATCGGTGGAACTGAAAGAAGGGGAAATGATCGTCCTTACAGCCGAAGAGATTCGTGGCAATGAGAAGCGTGTTTCCATTACGTATGAAGGGCTGCCAAATGATGTGCACCCAGGGTCTACGATTCTTATTGATGACGGTCTTATCGGACTAACAGTTGAAAAAGTAGAAGGACCGGACATTCACTGCCGCATTCTTAATGGCGGTACGCTGAAAGATCGCAAAGGGGTCAATGTGCCAGGTGTACAGATTGGTCTGCCGGGTATTACGGAGAAAGATGCGCAGGATATCGAATTTGGGATTGCACAGAATGTCGACATTATTGCAGCATCATTCGTACGTAAGCCAGAAGATGTGTTGGACATCCGTAAAATTTTGGAACGTCATGGCGCTTCGATTCAAATCATCTCCAAAATTGAAAACCATGAAGGGGTTAAAAATGCGGCAGATATCTTGGCCGTATCGAACGGCCTGATGGTAGCTCGTGGCGATCTTGGTGTTGAGATTCCGGCGGAAGAAGTGCCGCTTGTGCAGAAAGAACTCATCTATACATGCAATCAAGTTGGCAAGCCAGTTATTACAGCGACACAAATGCTTGATTCTATGCAGCGTAATCCGCGCCCGACACGGGCGGAAGCAAGCGATGTGGCGAATGCAATTTTTGATGGAACGGACGCCATTATGCTGTCAGGCGAGACAGCCGCTGGTAAATATCCGGTGGAAGCCGTCCAAACAATGAACCGGATCGCGGAGCGGACCGAAGCTGCACTTGCGTACCACGAAATTCTTCATACGCAATCAAGCCGCAAACAGGTGCTTATTCCAGATGCGCTTAGTCAAGCAGTTGCTAATGTCGCATTTGATCTGGATGCACAGGCGATTATTACGGCAACAGAGAGTGGACATACAGCACGTATGGTATCTAAGTTCCGTCCGAAAGCGCCAATCGTTGCGGTTACACCACATGCTCATGTATGCCGCAAGCTAGCGCTTGTCTGGGGCGTCATCCCGGTGCAATCACAAGCATCCGGTACAACGGATGAAATGCTGGATACATCAGTGAAAACAGCGATGCAAGCCGGTCTGGTGAAGAGTGGGGACCTTGTTATCATTACGGCAGGTGTTCCAGTACGGGAGCCAGGTACGACGAACTTGCTCAAAGTTCACGTTGTTGGTGATGTAACAGCACGCGGACAGGGCATTGGCCGGAAAGCGGCAACGGGACATGTATTGAATGTGAAAGCAAATGCTGAACTTCCACCACTTCCAGAAAGACCATTCATACTTGTTGCCACTAGCACAGACCGTGAGATGATGCCATTGATTGAAAAAGCGAGTGCGCTGATTGTAGAAGAAGGCGGGTTAACGTCACATGCGGCAGTTGTCGGGCTGAATGTTGGCATTCCGGTCGTTGTCGGTGTACATAATGCGGCTGATTTGTTTGCGGATGGCGATGAAGTAACGGTGGATGCGATGACGGGCCATATTTATTCCGGCTTCGCTCGTATTTTGTAA
- the accA gene encoding acetyl-CoA carboxylase carboxyl transferase subunit alpha, producing the protein MAGELPFEKPLLELNAKIEELRRFTREKDIDLSDEITKLEARAKTLAQDIYEGLTPWQRVQVARHPERPTTLDFINALCTDFIELHGDRLYGDDAAIVAGIAKFNGRPVTVMGHQKGKDTKDNIARNFGMPHPEGYRKALRLMQQADKFDRPIICFINTTGAYPGMAAEERGQSEAIARNLREMASFGVPIICIVTGEGGSGGALALGVGNRLLMLENSFYSVISPEGAAALLWKDASQAQRAAETMKITARDLRELGVVDEIVPEPLGGAHRNLEQTASALREVIARHLAELDIMNREERVVDRYNKYKAIGQYAVTQSI; encoded by the coding sequence ATGGCTGGAGAACTTCCTTTTGAAAAACCACTCCTCGAGCTGAATGCCAAAATTGAAGAGCTGCGCCGCTTCACCCGTGAGAAAGATATTGATTTAAGCGACGAGATTACGAAACTTGAAGCGCGGGCAAAAACATTGGCGCAGGACATATACGAAGGCCTTACTCCGTGGCAGCGGGTACAGGTGGCACGCCACCCGGAACGTCCGACCACGCTGGATTTTATTAACGCATTATGTACGGATTTTATCGAGTTACATGGAGACCGACTGTATGGGGATGATGCGGCTATTGTTGCCGGCATTGCCAAGTTTAACGGTCGCCCGGTTACCGTAATGGGTCATCAGAAGGGGAAAGATACGAAGGATAATATCGCTCGTAACTTCGGGATGCCACATCCGGAAGGGTATCGCAAGGCACTTCGTCTTATGCAGCAAGCGGATAAATTCGACCGTCCAATTATCTGCTTCATTAACACGACAGGTGCATATCCGGGTATGGCGGCGGAAGAACGTGGTCAGAGTGAAGCGATTGCTCGTAATCTGCGTGAGATGGCGTCATTCGGTGTTCCCATCATCTGCATCGTAACTGGGGAAGGGGGAAGCGGTGGTGCACTTGCGCTTGGCGTGGGTAACCGCTTGTTAATGCTTGAGAACTCCTTTTACTCGGTCATCTCTCCAGAAGGTGCGGCTGCCCTGCTTTGGAAGGATGCATCCCAGGCACAGCGTGCGGCGGAGACGATGAAAATTACGGCCCGTGATTTGCGTGAACTGGGGGTTGTAGATGAGATTGTGCCCGAACCTCTTGGCGGAGCGCACCGTAATCTGGAACAGACTGCATCGGCTCTGCGTGAAGTGATCGCCCGTCATCTTGCAGAACTTGATATAATGAATCGTGAGGAACGAGTAGTGGATCGCTACAACAAATATAAAGCGATAGGACAATATGCTGTAACACAATCTATCTAG
- the accD gene encoding acetyl-CoA carboxylase, carboxyltransferase subunit beta, with the protein MLKDIFSKKRRYATIQTGQVADEIHKVEQKEVPEGLMVKCPKCGAIMYTRELEKNLKVCQACAHHFPMNAFERIATMLDEGHFFEYDADLLSADPLGFPDYADKLDKDREKSGLSEAILTGEGTIKGYPVVIAVMDSRFRMGSMGSVVGEKIARAIEQAIEKKYPFLLFSASGGARMQEGVLSLMQMAKTSAGLARLSAEGGLYISIMTNPTTGGVSASFASLGDYNFAEPGALIGFAGRRIIEQTIRQELPPDFQTAEFLLKKGQLDRIIPRKEMRDTLGKILDMHTVRRTH; encoded by the coding sequence ATGTTAAAAGATATTTTCTCTAAAAAACGACGCTACGCGACTATACAGACCGGACAAGTAGCGGATGAGATTCATAAGGTCGAGCAGAAAGAAGTGCCGGAAGGGCTAATGGTGAAATGCCCGAAATGCGGTGCCATCATGTACACACGCGAACTTGAAAAAAATCTGAAAGTATGTCAGGCATGTGCCCATCACTTTCCGATGAATGCATTTGAAAGAATTGCGACCATGCTGGATGAAGGGCACTTCTTTGAATATGATGCCGATCTTCTATCAGCGGATCCGCTCGGATTCCCGGATTATGCGGATAAATTGGACAAGGATCGGGAGAAATCGGGTCTGTCTGAAGCCATTCTGACTGGAGAAGGTACAATCAAGGGGTATCCGGTTGTCATCGCTGTTATGGATTCCCGCTTCCGGATGGGGAGCATGGGGTCTGTTGTTGGGGAGAAAATTGCCCGTGCCATCGAACAGGCAATTGAGAAAAAATATCCGTTCCTCCTGTTCTCCGCATCAGGCGGCGCGCGCATGCAGGAAGGCGTTTTGAGCTTGATGCAGATGGCCAAGACAAGTGCAGGACTTGCCAGATTAAGCGCAGAAGGTGGACTGTATATTTCCATCATGACCAATCCGACAACAGGTGGTGTATCCGCAAGCTTCGCATCGCTTGGCGACTACAACTTCGCAGAGCCAGGTGCACTGATTGGATTCGCAGGACGCCGTATCATTGAACAGACGATTCGTCAGGAACTGCCGCCAGATTTCCAGACAGCAGAATTCCTGTTGAAGAAGGGACAGCTTGACCGGATCATCCCACGCAAAGAGATGCGTGATACACTTGGTAAAATTCTCGATATGCATACAGTAAGGAGGACACACTAA
- a CDS encoding FadR/GntR family transcriptional regulator, with the protein MPLLPEKRKVYQEILLEINRIIKEDGIKPGDKLPSERELSDRLAVGRSSVREALRALELLGLITTRRGEGTFLQHYRHNKLIDLIGAYVLKDFKTRNDVVEMRTILELDAVRLACRRGSERHFREMDRIIQSAEQAMADGRIPTEEDYLFHRTICRSSRNSVLHRIWVPLVEYSKTVRENSLSREGRVEEALEEHRAILAAIRAGDENLAVMHMALHLENSIL; encoded by the coding sequence ATGCCGCTGCTTCCGGAAAAACGCAAAGTTTATCAAGAGATTTTGCTTGAGATTAACCGCATTATTAAAGAGGATGGCATAAAGCCAGGGGATAAGCTTCCATCAGAACGAGAATTGTCTGACCGGCTTGCTGTTGGCCGCTCTTCTGTGCGAGAAGCACTCCGGGCGCTTGAACTGCTCGGGTTGATTACAACACGCAGGGGCGAAGGTACATTTTTGCAGCATTATCGTCATAATAAATTGATTGATCTCATTGGCGCGTATGTATTAAAGGACTTTAAGACAAGAAATGATGTAGTAGAGATGCGCACGATTCTGGAGCTTGATGCGGTGCGGCTGGCCTGCCGGCGGGGAAGTGAGCGTCACTTCCGGGAGATGGATCGAATTATCCAGTCTGCTGAGCAGGCGATGGCGGACGGGCGGATTCCGACAGAGGAAGATTACTTATTCCACCGGACAATCTGCCGCTCCAGTCGTAACTCGGTTCTGCACCGCATCTGGGTGCCGCTTGTCGAATACAGCAAGACTGTGCGAGAGAACTCGCTTTCTCGTGAAGGGCGCGTCGAGGAAGCGCTCGAGGAACATCGGGCGATTCTAGCGGCCATTCGAGCGGGAGATGAGAATCTAGCGGTCATGCATATGGCGCTTCACTTGGAAAACAGCATTCTATAG
- a CDS encoding NAD(P)-dependent malic enzyme yields MPNMREEALQLHIENRGKIRVESKVPLESAYDLSLAYSPGVAEPCKDIFDNPKKVYDYTSKGNMVAVVSDGTAVLGLGNIGPEGALPVMEGKAVLFKSFAGVDAFPICLNTQDPEEIIRTVKYLEPTFGGINLEDIAAPNCFEIEERLKKELSIPVFHDDQHGTAIVTAAGLLNALKLTGKKMEDIMVVANGAGAAGIAIIKLLLSMGVKDVIMCDSKGAIYEGRPFGMNPIKDSIARITNHKQAEGTLEDVMKGADVFIGVSVAGSVTSEMVKDMNENPIIFAMANPVPEIMPELAREAGAAVVGTGRSDFPNQVNNVLAFPGIFRGALEVRATDINEAMKLAAVHAIAELISEEELSAEYIIPSPFDTRVAPRVAAAVAKAAIETGVAQQEIDPKQLQQKMQAESTR; encoded by the coding sequence ATGCCAAACATGAGAGAAGAAGCATTGCAGTTGCATATAGAGAATCGTGGGAAAATCCGTGTAGAATCCAAAGTACCGCTTGAGAGCGCATATGATCTGAGCCTTGCATATTCGCCGGGAGTTGCCGAGCCGTGTAAAGATATTTTTGATAATCCGAAAAAAGTATACGATTATACGTCTAAAGGCAACATGGTAGCAGTCGTGTCAGACGGAACAGCCGTGCTCGGTCTCGGCAATATTGGACCAGAAGGCGCACTGCCAGTGATGGAGGGTAAGGCCGTACTGTTTAAATCATTCGCAGGGGTGGATGCGTTCCCGATCTGCTTAAATACGCAGGACCCGGAAGAAATCATTCGGACTGTGAAATATCTCGAGCCGACATTCGGCGGAATTAATCTGGAAGATATTGCAGCTCCGAACTGCTTTGAGATTGAGGAACGTCTGAAAAAAGAACTGAGCATTCCGGTGTTTCATGATGATCAGCATGGGACAGCTATCGTAACAGCAGCCGGTCTTCTCAATGCACTTAAGCTTACTGGCAAGAAGATGGAAGACATCATGGTTGTGGCAAATGGCGCAGGTGCGGCAGGGATTGCCATTATCAAGCTTCTGCTGTCGATGGGCGTCAAAGACGTTATCATGTGTGACTCTAAGGGAGCGATTTATGAAGGGCGTCCGTTCGGTATGAACCCGATCAAGGATAGCATCGCCCGTATTACGAACCATAAACAAGCAGAGGGTACACTTGAGGATGTGATGAAAGGCGCAGACGTATTCATTGGCGTATCAGTAGCTGGTTCGGTTACATCGGAAATGGTAAAGGATATGAATGAGAATCCAATCATTTTTGCGATGGCAAATCCGGTTCCAGAAATTATGCCAGAACTGGCGCGGGAAGCGGGAGCCGCTGTTGTCGGAACGGGTCGTTCTGACTTCCCAAATCAGGTGAACAACGTACTTGCATTTCCGGGCATCTTCCGTGGTGCGCTTGAAGTGAGGGCAACAGACATTAACGAGGCGATGAAGCTGGCTGCTGTCCATGCGATTGCGGAGCTCATCAGTGAAGAAGAGCTGTCAGCGGAATACATCATTCCGTCGCCATTTGATACGCGAGTAGCCCCACGTGTAGCGGCAGCTGTCGCTAAGGCGGCGATCGAGACAGGAGTAGCACAGCAGGAGATTGATCCGAAGCAGTTACAACAAAAAATGCAGGCTGAAAGCACGCGATAA